TTTGTTATGGAATGTTCCTGATGAAATTAAAAATAAAATTACCATTTTAAATATAGAAAAACTAAAAAAAAATACAATATTTGACTTCCCAAAGACTAAAAGAGATACAATATTTAATCAGTCAAATCAAAAAAAAAGTATTCTAGAGAGTAATTCTAATACTAAAAGTATATTAAACTGGTAATATCATATTATGAAATAATGTTACCACTCCAATTTGAAGAAAAACAAAAATGTTACGAAACGAAATGGTGGCTTAGGGATTAGCAAAAAAGTGTATGAATTTTTGTTACCTCTCCATCACGATAAATATTATCCAAAGGAATATATATGCAATTAATATCTAACTCAATCGAAATAGGTAAGACATTATCTCAACTGATAAAGAAATATAAAAAATATTATATATTAACTGCATGGGCAAGTGGGAATAATTCTGTATTTGATATATTACTAAAAAATAAAAACAATATTGTGCAGATGATAGTTGGAACACAATTTTATCAAACAAATCCAAATTTTATGAAACACTTTATTAATAGTAAAAAAGTAAAATTTGTAACAGATGCACAAAAAGGTGTATATCATCCAAAAGTATATTTATTTGAAAATAGTGAAAATGATTGGGAATGTTTAATTGGTAGTGCAAATTTTACAAAATCAGCACTAGAGTTTAATAATGAAATTATGATAAATTTCAATCAAAATGATTCAAATTCAAAACAAATATTATTAGACTTGAAACAACAAATTAATGACTATTGGGAAATATCAAAATCTATAGATAGTCATTATTTTAATAAATATCAAAACTTATTTCAGAAATATAAACCTATCCTAGATAAGATTGATAATAAATTTACAGATAAAAAGTCTGAAAAATCAATTTTAAATTCTAAAATATTAACTTTAAATTGGGAAGAATATTTTAATGAAATACAAAAAGATACTTTTCATTCATTTGATGAAAGACTAAATTTATTAGAAACAGCAAATAGTTATTTTAAAACATACTGTTCATTTGAAGGAATGAATGATGAAAAAAGAAAACAAATTGCTGGTATCAAAAAATTTAATCCCAATATAAGTAAAGAAAATTTTGATTGGGCTTGGTTTGGGAGTATGGCAGGAGCAGGATATTTTAAACAAAAGATAAATCAAAATAATGAATATATCTCAAAAGCCTTAGATTATATACCACTAAATGGTAAGGTATCATATCAAAACTATTTAGATTTTATTAATAATTTTAAAAAAGCATTTTTATCAGGTGGTGATGGTGTCGCAACAGCTACAAGATTATTGTCAATGAAAAGACCAGATATTTTTATATGCTTAGATAATCAAAATAAAAAGAATTTATGTAAAGATTTTGGTATTAAACAATCATTAAATTATGAAGAATATTGGACTGAAATAATAGCAAGAATTCAAGATTCAATATGGTGGCAATCAGAAAAACCAAAAAATACACTAGAATTAAAAGCTTGGCATGGAAGAGTAGCAATGTTAGATGTGATTTTTTATGAAGAAAAGAATGCTTAACCAAATATTTAGAAAATGATAAATTTTTAGATATAAATTAACTGATATATATATCCTTCTAATTTTAGACCATAACTTCTCTTCAGATATTTTTTACCTTATTATTGATAAAGAATAAATCAAAGTATAATTTATTCTTTGATAGAGTAAAGATATAATTTGATATAGGAAAAACATGAAACACTATAACGTAGTAGCAGCAATAATTATACATGATAGTAAAATATTATGTATGCAAAGAGGTATAAGTAAATACGATTATATTTCGAAGAAATTTGAATTTCCTGGTGGGAAAATTGAAGAAAATGAATCAGAGATAAATGCACTAAAAAGAGAAATAAAAGAAGAATTAGTCATAGATATATCTATTGAAAATAAATTTATTACAATAAATCATGAATATCCAGATTTTAAAATCACTATGCACTGTTATATATGTAATGTTAGAAATAAAGCTTTTACATTAACTGAACATATTGATTATAAATGGCTGGATAAAAATGAACTTGAAACACTTGATTGGGCCGCTGCTGATATACCTATAATTAAAAAGTTAATTAATGAATATTAATATTTTAAAAGAAAGTTTAGAAACAGGATTCTTGGATTCTAGTATAGTATCCTCTAAACAATATCAACCAAAGTTTCTTACAAATGATAAATCCACTAAAACTAAGATATTAACAACGATCCAAAATGAATTAAAAGAATGTGATGAGTTTTGGTTTTCTGTTGCTTTTATTACAACTAGCGGTATTGCTACGTTATTTAATACATTAGAAGAATTAGAATTAAATAATATTAAAGGTAAAATTCTAGTATCTCAATATCTTAATTTCACACAACCAGAAGCATTAAAAAGACTTCTCCAATTTTCAAATATTAAATCAAAAATTATAGTAAATGGTAATTTTCATGCAAAAGGTTTTATGTTTAAAAAAAATGATGTTTATGATTTAATAATAGGAAGTAGTAATTTTACTGCAAATGCTTTGTGTACAAATAAAGAATGGAACTTACAAGTATCTGGAATGAGTAACAGTAGTATAATTATTGATGCAGTAAAAGAATTTACAAAAGAATTTGATAATGCTACAACAATTGATAACGATTTTATTGATAACTATAATGAGATCTATCAATCAGTTCAAAAGAATAATATATTAATAGAAGATAGTTATTTAAAAATTCAAACTAAAGAACTAAAACCTAATAAAATGCAAGAAGAAGCTTTATCTAATCTATCTAAACTTAGAGAAAAAGGTAAAAAAAGATCATTATTGATTTCTGCTACCGGTACTGGAAAGACTTATCTTGCTGCTTTTGATGCAAAAGCATTTAATCCAAAAAAAATGTTATTTATTGTTCATCGACGAAATATTGCTATAGCAGCATTAGAAACATTTAAGTCTGTATTTAAAGATACCAAAACTTTTGGATTATACTCTGGTAATGAAATAGATACTGACTCTGACTTCATATTTTCTACAGTACAAACTATATCAAGAGATAATCATTTAACAAAATTTAAACCTAACTTTTTTGATTACATTATAATAGATGAAACACATAGGGCTGGTGCCAATAGTTATCAAAAAATAATTGATTATTTCACTCCTCAGTTTCTACTTGGTATGACAGCTACACCAGAAAGAACAGATGGCTTAGATATATTTAAATTATTTGATCATAATATCGCTTATGAAATACGTCTTCATAATGCAATGGAAGAAGATATGCTCAGTCCTTTCCATTATTTTGGAGTTTCTGATATTTCGATAGATGAAAAGCTTTTAAAAGAAAAAGATGCTTTTAATTTACTTACTACAGATGAAAGAGTAAATAAAATAATAGAAAATGTTAAGAAGTATGGTGTAGATAATGGTGAAACTAGAGGATTAATTTTTTGTTCTAGTATAAAAGAGAGTGAAATATTATCTACTAAGTTTAATGAAAGAGGATATAAAACTATTTCATTATCTGGTTCAAATACTGAAACTGAAAGAGAGAATGCAATTAAAATGTTAGAGAGTTCAACTAAGGATAAAATTGATTATATCTTTACTGTTGATATCTTTAATGAAGGGATAGATATTCCTAAAATAAATCAAATTGTAATGTTAAGACCAACACAATCTGCAATAATATTTGTTCAGCAATTAGGTAGAGGTTTAAGAAAAGTTAAGAATAAGGAATATTTAACAGTAATTGACTTCATTGGAAATTATAGTAATAACTATTTAGTTCCAATTGCTCTATATGGAGACACTTCGTATAATAAAGATACTATCAGAAAGTTGTTATCTAGGAACACATTGCCTGGATCTTCTACTATAAATTTTGATAGAATTTCTTTAGACCTAATTTATAAATCAATTGATGCTTCAAATATGCAGTTAAGAAAAGATTTGGTTAATGATTATGAATTACTTAAGTTCAGACTAGGGAATATTCCTATGATGATGGATTTTATAAATCATAAACAACGAGATCCTTTTGCTTATATTAGTTACTCTAAATCATATCTTAATTTTGTGCTAACAATAGAAGATGACATAAAAAATAAATTGAATAGTAATTCTAGAGAACTAAAATTATTAGAATATTTCTATTCAGAAATAAATAATGCTAAGCGTATAGAAGAAACAATTATTTTAAAACTATTATTAAAGAATAAAAGTATAACAGTTACTCAAGTGAAAGATCATATTTATAGTTTATTTAATTATGAAACAAGTAATAAAACTATCCTTTCATCAATTCACAATCTTAATTTAAGTTTTATTACAGAAAAAGAAAATAAAAAACTAATAAGTGTTAGAAATAAATATAAGTACAATATTATAGTATTAGATAAAGATACATTAAGTATGGGAGTTGATCTAACTTTAATAAGTAGTAATGATATATGTAAAGAATTTCTTATGGATAGCATTGATTATTCAATAAGTTTATTTAGTAAAAAGAATAGTGAATCAATATTTAATAATGGTTTTCATTTGTATCAGAAATATTCTAGAAAAGATGTCTTTAGAATATTAAATTGGGAACAAAATCCTTTAGCACAAAATGTTGGTGGCTATATTATAAGTCAGGATAAAACGAATTGTCCGCTTTTTGTTAATTATCATAAGGAAGAGGATATCTCAGATACTACTAAATATGAAGATGATTTTATTAATAACAGTACCTTTACATGGATGTCAAAAAGTAAACGTAAATTAACAAGTCCAGATATTCTAACTATAAGAAATAATAAGAATCTACATATACCTTTATTTATAAAGAAGAGTAATGATGAAGGACTTGAATTCTATTATATTGGAGATTTGAAACCAATTGATAATAGTTTTGAACAAACTACTATGGATATAAATGATAACAAAAAAGTTTCAGTAGTAAAAGTTAATTTTAAAATTAGTCATATAGTAGAGGATGTTTTATTTAATTATATTATTCATGATCATAATTAGTTTTATATCAAAATAAGATACTTTAATAATATATTCACACTCTATTGGGGTGGGAAGTGAAATTAGAAGATTAAATTTTGAATAGTCTCAACCTCTTATTCTTGAAGCAGTTTTTACTAATGAAAAGCTTGTTCCATAAAGAGTTGGATTTTTGAATATTCTCCAAAAGTTAGAGTATTATGAACTTGTTATTTAAATTTAGATATTTTTAAATTCTAAGT
This Poseidonibacter antarcticus DNA region includes the following protein-coding sequences:
- a CDS encoding phospholipase D family protein, translated to MQLISNSIEIGKTLSQLIKKYKKYYILTAWASGNNSVFDILLKNKNNIVQMIVGTQFYQTNPNFMKHFINSKKVKFVTDAQKGVYHPKVYLFENSENDWECLIGSANFTKSALEFNNEIMINFNQNDSNSKQILLDLKQQINDYWEISKSIDSHYFNKYQNLFQKYKPILDKIDNKFTDKKSEKSILNSKILTLNWEEYFNEIQKDTFHSFDERLNLLETANSYFKTYCSFEGMNDEKRKQIAGIKKFNPNISKENFDWAWFGSMAGAGYFKQKINQNNEYISKALDYIPLNGKVSYQNYLDFINNFKKAFLSGGDGVATATRLLSMKRPDIFICLDNQNKKNLCKDFGIKQSLNYEEYWTEIIARIQDSIWWQSEKPKNTLELKAWHGRVAMLDVIFYEEKNA
- a CDS encoding (deoxy)nucleoside triphosphate pyrophosphohydrolase, encoding MKHYNVVAAIIIHDSKILCMQRGISKYDYISKKFEFPGGKIEENESEINALKREIKEELVIDISIENKFITINHEYPDFKITMHCYICNVRNKAFTLTEHIDYKWLDKNELETLDWAAADIPIIKKLINEY
- a CDS encoding DEAD/DEAH box helicase, translating into MNINILKESLETGFLDSSIVSSKQYQPKFLTNDKSTKTKILTTIQNELKECDEFWFSVAFITTSGIATLFNTLEELELNNIKGKILVSQYLNFTQPEALKRLLQFSNIKSKIIVNGNFHAKGFMFKKNDVYDLIIGSSNFTANALCTNKEWNLQVSGMSNSSIIIDAVKEFTKEFDNATTIDNDFIDNYNEIYQSVQKNNILIEDSYLKIQTKELKPNKMQEEALSNLSKLREKGKKRSLLISATGTGKTYLAAFDAKAFNPKKMLFIVHRRNIAIAALETFKSVFKDTKTFGLYSGNEIDTDSDFIFSTVQTISRDNHLTKFKPNFFDYIIIDETHRAGANSYQKIIDYFTPQFLLGMTATPERTDGLDIFKLFDHNIAYEIRLHNAMEEDMLSPFHYFGVSDISIDEKLLKEKDAFNLLTTDERVNKIIENVKKYGVDNGETRGLIFCSSIKESEILSTKFNERGYKTISLSGSNTETERENAIKMLESSTKDKIDYIFTVDIFNEGIDIPKINQIVMLRPTQSAIIFVQQLGRGLRKVKNKEYLTVIDFIGNYSNNYLVPIALYGDTSYNKDTIRKLLSRNTLPGSSTINFDRISLDLIYKSIDASNMQLRKDLVNDYELLKFRLGNIPMMMDFINHKQRDPFAYISYSKSYLNFVLTIEDDIKNKLNSNSRELKLLEYFYSEINNAKRIEETIILKLLLKNKSITVTQVKDHIYSLFNYETSNKTILSSIHNLNLSFITEKENKKLISVRNKYKYNIIVLDKDTLSMGVDLTLISSNDICKEFLMDSIDYSISLFSKKNSESIFNNGFHLYQKYSRKDVFRILNWEQNPLAQNVGGYIISQDKTNCPLFVNYHKEEDISDTTKYEDDFINNSTFTWMSKSKRKLTSPDILTIRNNKNLHIPLFIKKSNDEGLEFYYIGDLKPIDNSFEQTTMDINDNKKVSVVKVNFKISHIVEDVLFNYIIHDHN